A stretch of Pseudoclavibacter chungangensis DNA encodes these proteins:
- a CDS encoding class I SAM-dependent RNA methyltransferase → MPESSGARPEVGDELELEVGDVAHGGVFVARADERVVFVSDAAPGEVVRARITQVKRSFARAVALDVVDRAHEARRAHVWPEADITRDPELRPGGAEFGHLRPDAQRELKRRVVTDALARFGGVTRDVEVASTAGDADGDGTGWRTRVTLHVDEHGTVGPYAARSHRVIPVERLPLAVDAIDALADRHRTARGPGRLEFTAASEGEALVRPVPDRGRATRAGVVRERVGAREFDVDQDGFWQVHRDAAATLVGAVGAAIDPELLDPRAPNLDLYGGVGLLATSFADVGGADVRVETVESARAATEHARRNLAGLPGASAVTARVDRYLEHLGRDSGAAARDAFGRATIVLDPPRSGAGGAVVRSLVELGPAQIVYVACDPVAFARDVGTFRELGYEPGGILAFDLFPSTHHVECVATLRPVR, encoded by the coding sequence ATGCCAGAGAGCAGCGGGGCGCGCCCCGAGGTCGGCGACGAACTCGAGCTGGAGGTCGGCGACGTCGCCCACGGTGGTGTCTTCGTCGCGCGCGCCGACGAGCGCGTCGTGTTCGTGTCCGATGCGGCACCGGGCGAGGTCGTCCGCGCGCGCATCACGCAGGTGAAGCGGTCGTTCGCGCGTGCTGTCGCGCTCGACGTCGTGGACCGCGCGCACGAGGCGCGCCGGGCGCACGTGTGGCCCGAGGCGGACATCACGCGGGACCCCGAGCTTCGACCCGGTGGGGCCGAGTTCGGGCACCTCCGTCCCGATGCGCAGCGTGAGCTGAAGCGCCGTGTCGTGACCGACGCGCTCGCACGGTTCGGCGGCGTGACGCGTGACGTCGAGGTGGCATCGACGGCCGGCGACGCGGACGGCGACGGCACCGGCTGGCGCACGCGCGTGACGCTCCACGTCGACGAGCACGGCACGGTCGGTCCGTACGCGGCCCGCTCGCACCGCGTGATCCCCGTCGAACGCCTCCCGCTCGCGGTGGACGCGATCGACGCACTCGCCGACCGGCACCGGACGGCCCGAGGGCCCGGACGGTTGGAGTTCACGGCCGCGAGCGAGGGCGAGGCGCTCGTGCGGCCCGTTCCGGACAGGGGACGCGCCACGCGCGCCGGTGTCGTCCGGGAACGCGTCGGTGCACGCGAATTCGACGTCGATCAGGACGGCTTCTGGCAGGTGCACCGCGACGCCGCCGCGACACTCGTCGGCGCGGTGGGGGCGGCGATCGACCCCGAACTGCTCGATCCGCGCGCACCCAACCTCGATCTCTACGGCGGCGTTGGGCTCCTCGCGACGTCGTTCGCGGACGTCGGCGGCGCCGACGTCCGCGTCGAGACCGTCGAATCGGCGCGTGCCGCGACCGAGCACGCGCGCCGCAACCTCGCCGGACTGCCGGGTGCGAGCGCGGTCACGGCGCGCGTCGACCGGTATCTCGAGCACCTCGGACGAGACTCCGGTGCCGCGGCGCGCGACGCGTTCGGGCGCGCGACGATCGTGCTCGACCCGCCACGTTCCGGTGCGGGCGGCGCGGTCGTGCGCTCACTCGTGGAACTCGGCCCGGCCCAGATCGTCTACGTCGCGTGCGACCCCGTCGCGTTCGCGCGCGACGTCGGCACGTTCCGCGAACTCGGCTACGAGCCGGGCGGGATCCTGGCATTCGATCTGTTCCCGTCGACGCACCACGTCGAGTGCGTCGCGACACTCCGGCCCGTGCGCTGA
- a CDS encoding PH domain-containing protein: MNEARVVRLRPHGRRLVIPCLALVVGAGGLGVATAGFGSPLATGLGITGLVLLVAVVGLLPIVVWLRTHYIITTHRVIAVDGLVGRREREIDLGDVIDVTTRRGPLQSAFGSATIELTAVTGRRVRLNDVPDARVVGESLRELSTMRHRERAG, translated from the coding sequence GTGAACGAGGCCCGCGTCGTCCGGCTCCGACCCCACGGACGCCGGCTCGTGATCCCGTGCCTCGCGCTCGTCGTGGGCGCGGGCGGCCTCGGTGTCGCGACGGCCGGGTTCGGCTCCCCGCTCGCGACGGGACTCGGCATCACCGGCCTCGTCCTCCTCGTCGCCGTCGTCGGGCTCCTGCCGATCGTCGTGTGGCTCCGCACCCACTACATCATCACCACGCACCGGGTCATCGCGGTCGACGGGCTCGTCGGCCGCAGGGAGCGGGAGATCGATCTCGGCGACGTGATCGACGTGACGACGCGGCGCGGCCCGCTGCAGTCAGCCTTCGGGTCGGCGACGATCGAACTGACGGCGGTGACGGGGCGCCGCGTGCGGTTGAACGACGTGCCCGACGCGCGTGTCGTTGGCGAGTCGCTGCGGGAACTCAGCACGATGCGGCACCGCGAACGCGCCGGGTGA
- a CDS encoding acyl-CoA carboxylase subunit beta produces the protein MIGAADDADAVARARAEALTTQGRLADLRSRYAEAVTDAEAASAAKQHAKGKKTARERIEGLLDPGSFVEIDEFVRHRTTAFGMDAKRPYGDAVIIGTGTIHGRNVAVYSQNFTVFGGSLGEVAGEKIIKIMDLAIKTGVPCIGILDSGGARIQEGVVALGKYGEIFKRNTAASGVIPQISIIMGPAAGGAVYSPALTDFVIMVDKTSHMFVTGPDVIKTVTGEEVGFEELGGALAHNRTSGVSHYLASDEDDALDYARALLSYLPDNNLAELPRYDAEPQLEVTDSDRVLNRLVPDSPNQPYDVTTVIEHIVDDGEFLEVQPLFAPNIVIGFARVEGNPVGIIANQPNAMAGTLNIEAGEKAARFVRFCDSFSIPILTLVDVPGYLPGTDQEWSGVIRRGAKLLYAYAEATVPLVTVILRKAYGGAYIVMGSKQLGADLNFAWPTAEIAVMGGQGAVNILFRGEIKKAEEDGEDVAEVRTRLANEYTYNVASPFLAAERGELDSVIEPAATRVMITKALRTLRTKRASMPPKKHGNIPL, from the coding sequence GTGATTGGTGCAGCAGACGACGCAGACGCCGTGGCGCGGGCCCGGGCCGAGGCCCTCACGACGCAGGGACGGCTCGCCGACCTCCGTTCGCGGTACGCGGAGGCCGTGACCGATGCCGAGGCCGCTTCCGCCGCGAAGCAGCACGCGAAGGGCAAGAAGACGGCGCGCGAGCGCATCGAGGGGCTGCTCGACCCTGGCAGCTTCGTCGAGATCGACGAGTTCGTGCGCCACCGCACGACGGCGTTCGGCATGGACGCGAAGCGGCCCTACGGCGATGCCGTCATCATCGGCACGGGCACGATCCACGGCCGGAACGTCGCGGTCTACTCGCAGAACTTCACGGTGTTCGGCGGCTCGCTCGGCGAGGTCGCGGGCGAGAAGATCATCAAGATCATGGACCTCGCGATCAAGACCGGGGTGCCCTGCATCGGCATCCTCGATTCGGGCGGCGCGCGGATCCAGGAGGGCGTGGTCGCGCTCGGCAAGTACGGCGAGATCTTCAAGCGCAACACCGCCGCATCCGGCGTCATCCCGCAGATCTCGATCATCATGGGCCCCGCAGCGGGCGGCGCCGTCTACTCCCCCGCGCTCACCGACTTCGTCATCATGGTCGACAAGACGAGCCACATGTTCGTCACCGGCCCCGACGTCATCAAGACCGTGACGGGCGAGGAGGTCGGCTTCGAGGAGCTCGGCGGTGCGCTCGCGCACAACCGCACCTCGGGCGTCTCGCACTACCTCGCCTCCGACGAGGACGACGCGCTCGACTACGCGCGGGCGCTCCTCAGCTACCTGCCCGACAACAACCTCGCCGAACTGCCCCGCTACGACGCGGAGCCGCAACTCGAGGTCACCGACTCGGACCGCGTGCTGAACCGCCTCGTGCCCGACTCCCCGAACCAGCCGTACGACGTGACGACCGTCATCGAGCACATCGTCGACGACGGCGAGTTCCTCGAGGTGCAACCGCTGTTCGCGCCGAACATCGTCATCGGCTTCGCCCGCGTCGAGGGCAACCCCGTCGGCATCATCGCGAACCAGCCGAACGCGATGGCCGGCACGCTCAACATCGAGGCGGGCGAGAAGGCCGCCCGGTTCGTGCGGTTCTGCGACTCGTTCTCGATCCCGATCCTCACGCTCGTCGACGTGCCGGGTTATCTGCCCGGCACCGACCAGGAGTGGTCGGGTGTCATCCGCCGCGGCGCGAAGCTCCTGTACGCGTACGCCGAGGCGACCGTGCCGCTCGTCACCGTGATCCTGCGCAAGGCCTACGGCGGTGCCTACATCGTCATGGGCTCGAAGCAGCTCGGCGCCGATCTGAACTTCGCCTGGCCGACGGCCGAGATCGCCGTCATGGGCGGGCAGGGTGCCGTCAACATCCTCTTCCGCGGCGAGATCAAGAAGGCCGAGGAGGACGGTGAGGACGTCGCCGAGGTCCGCACGCGCCTCGCGAACGAGTACACGTACAACGTCGCCTCGCCGTTCCTCGCGGCCGAGCGCGGCGAGCTCGACTCGGTCATCGAGCCCGCGGCGACGCGTGTCATGATCACGAAGGCGCTGCGGACGCTCCGGACGAAGCGGGCGTCGATGCCGCCGAAGAAGCACGGGAACATCCCGCTGTGA
- a CDS encoding Maf family protein gives MRLYLASTSPARLALLRAAGVDPVVLPSHVDEDAVLAREAASRGVDVDALEPQEVVQLLARAKAIAVADDPDALDPDTGGPLDGFVLGGDSMFEFAGRVLGKPHEPAVARARWLEQRGGTGTLWSGHWLVDRRAGAGGPGIGRPAHARVTFVADLDDAEIDAYIASREPLEVAGAFTIDSLGGPFIERIEGDPSTVVGLSLPTVRRLVRESGGEWFHLWRGAATLP, from the coding sequence ATGCGTCTCTACCTCGCCTCCACCTCCCCCGCCCGGCTCGCGCTCCTGCGCGCGGCGGGTGTCGATCCGGTCGTCCTCCCCTCGCACGTGGACGAGGACGCCGTGCTCGCGCGCGAGGCGGCCTCGCGCGGCGTCGACGTCGATGCCCTCGAGCCGCAGGAGGTCGTGCAGTTGCTCGCACGCGCCAAGGCGATCGCGGTCGCCGACGACCCCGATGCCCTCGACCCCGATACGGGCGGGCCGCTCGACGGGTTCGTGCTCGGCGGCGACTCGATGTTCGAGTTCGCGGGTCGCGTGCTGGGCAAGCCGCACGAACCGGCGGTCGCGCGCGCGAGGTGGCTCGAGCAGCGCGGCGGGACGGGCACGCTGTGGTCCGGCCACTGGCTCGTCGATCGCCGCGCGGGTGCCGGCGGCCCCGGCATCGGACGCCCGGCGCACGCACGCGTGACGTTCGTCGCGGATCTCGACGATGCCGAGATCGACGCGTACATCGCATCGCGCGAGCCACTCGAGGTCGCCGGTGCGTTCACGATCGATTCGCTCGGTGGTCCGTTCATCGAACGCATCGAGGGTGACCCGTCGACCGTCGTCGGTCTGTCGCTCCCGACCGTCCGGCGACTCGTCCGCGAGTCGGGCGGTGAATGGTTCCACCTGTGGCGTGGGGCGGCGACGCTGCCCTGA
- a CDS encoding 5-(carboxyamino)imidazole ribonucleotide synthase, producing the protein MVQRVGVIGGGQLARMMIPPAVELGVELRVLAEQPGSSAALAATAIGAADDVDAVLAFARDVDVVTFDHEHVPQDVLRVLVDAGVSVQPGPDALRFAQDKLEMRRRLSELGVPVPEWAAVEDEAALQAFVDAHGGRAVLKTPRGGYDGKGVRIVSAGVEGADWFADFDALLVEELVDFRRELAQQIARRPSGQVALWPVVETVQRDGVCAEVLAPAPGTAPDDRVRAVCAEIAVGIAEGLGVTGALAVELFETTDERVLVNELAMRPHNSGHWTIDGAVTSQFEQHLRAVLDLPLGDPTPSAPWSVMVNILGGPQDEPIDARFERAWASHPAAKLHTYGKSARPGRKVGHVTVSGEDLDDVVYQARAAAQAFDD; encoded by the coding sequence ATGGTGCAGCGAGTCGGAGTGATCGGCGGCGGACAGCTTGCCCGGATGATGATCCCGCCCGCGGTGGAGCTCGGCGTGGAACTGCGCGTGCTCGCCGAACAGCCCGGCTCGAGTGCCGCGCTCGCCGCGACGGCGATCGGCGCCGCGGACGACGTCGACGCGGTGCTCGCGTTCGCGCGCGACGTCGACGTCGTCACCTTCGACCACGAACACGTTCCGCAGGACGTCCTGCGTGTGCTCGTCGACGCGGGCGTCTCGGTGCAACCGGGCCCCGACGCCCTGCGCTTCGCGCAGGACAAGCTGGAGATGCGACGACGGCTCTCGGAGCTCGGCGTGCCCGTACCCGAGTGGGCCGCCGTCGAGGACGAGGCGGCACTCCAGGCGTTCGTCGACGCGCACGGCGGCCGCGCCGTGCTCAAGACCCCGCGCGGCGGGTACGACGGCAAGGGCGTGCGCATCGTGTCCGCCGGCGTCGAGGGCGCCGACTGGTTCGCCGACTTCGACGCGCTGCTCGTCGAGGAGCTCGTCGACTTCCGGCGCGAGCTCGCGCAGCAGATCGCCCGGCGCCCGTCCGGCCAGGTCGCGCTCTGGCCCGTCGTCGAGACCGTTCAGCGCGACGGCGTGTGCGCCGAGGTGCTCGCTCCGGCCCCCGGGACGGCGCCCGACGACCGCGTGCGGGCCGTGTGCGCTGAGATCGCCGTCGGGATCGCCGAGGGCCTCGGCGTGACGGGCGCGCTCGCCGTGGAGCTCTTCGAGACGACCGACGAGCGGGTGCTCGTCAACGAGCTCGCGATGCGGCCCCACAACTCGGGCCACTGGACGATCGACGGCGCCGTCACGAGCCAGTTCGAACAGCACCTGCGCGCCGTCCTCGACCTGCCGCTCGGCGACCCGACGCCGAGCGCGCCGTGGAGCGTCATGGTCAACATCCTCGGCGGGCCGCAGGACGAGCCGATCGACGCGCGATTCGAGCGCGCCTGGGCGTCGCACCCGGCCGCGAAACTGCACACCTACGGCAAGTCGGCGCGCCCCGGCCGCAAGGTCGGGCACGTGACGGTTTCGGGGGAGGACCTCGACGACGTCGTCTACCAGGCGCGGGCGGCCGCGCAGGCGTTCGACGACTGA
- a CDS encoding acyl-CoA carboxylase epsilon subunit has product MSDTDEIDHGAPRILRGNPTAEEIAAVSAVLAALVEAGLTADRPRDVPRPASAWTRSQRFLQGGGSASDPFGGRFGH; this is encoded by the coding sequence GTGAGCGACACGGACGAGATCGACCACGGCGCACCGCGCATCCTGCGGGGAAATCCGACCGCGGAGGAGATCGCGGCCGTCTCGGCCGTGCTCGCGGCGCTCGTCGAGGCCGGTCTCACGGCGGACCGGCCGCGGGACGTCCCGCGCCCCGCGTCCGCGTGGACGCGCTCGCAGCGCTTCCTGCAGGGCGGCGGCAGTGCCTCCGACCCGTTCGGCGGTCGCTTCGGCCACTGA
- a CDS encoding ABC transporter ATP-binding protein, producing the protein MTESTSATAGMTAEEAEEYERAERARLDAGMMGSEQQGKPKQFWPSFKKLLLILAPYKITLIIVTILGAIGVVLQVATPKVLGEGTNVLFEGVVSSQLPAGVSKEQVVQGLQQQGQTDFANMVEAMQITPGQGVDFERLGAILLIVLGLYVGAEFLMWLQGYLMNDIMVKALYTLRKRVEEKIHRLPLSYFDRVQRGELLSRVTNDIDNINQALQQSLSSAVTSLLTVIGVLVMMFSISWQLALVALVSLPLMGVIFGVIGPRSQRSFANQWKQTGKLNARVEESFSGHALVRVFGKEQESREKFGEENEELYRASFKAQFLSGIMMPAMMFIGNIQYVGVAVVGGLMVASGNLRLGDVQAFIQYTQQFTQPLAQLGGMATVVQSATASAERVFELLEADEEEPDSPDAPAPVDGDGTIAFRDVTFSYDPETPLISGLNFEVAPGQTVAIVGPTGAGKTTLVNLIMRFYELDGGAILLDGQRIADLRRRDVRARTGMVLQDPWLFQGTIRDNIRYGRDDATEEEILEAARATYVDRFVHSLPDGYDTVLDEDASNVSAGEKQLITIARAFVSDPAVLILDEATSSVDTRTELLLQQAMNALREGRTSFVIAHRLSTIRDADLILVMEAGSIVEQGTHDELLARGGAYARLYNSQFEDAAVEISDEQPHAADTAAGQGAPAGGMGM; encoded by the coding sequence ATGACCGAGTCGACGAGTGCCACCGCAGGCATGACGGCCGAGGAGGCCGAGGAGTACGAGCGGGCCGAACGCGCCCGCCTCGATGCGGGCATGATGGGCTCCGAACAGCAGGGCAAGCCCAAGCAGTTCTGGCCGAGCTTCAAGAAGCTCCTGCTCATCCTCGCGCCCTACAAGATCACGCTCATCATCGTGACGATCCTCGGCGCGATCGGCGTCGTGCTGCAGGTCGCGACCCCGAAGGTGCTCGGTGAGGGGACGAACGTCCTGTTCGAGGGCGTCGTGTCGAGCCAGCTCCCCGCGGGTGTCTCGAAGGAGCAGGTCGTCCAGGGCCTGCAACAGCAGGGCCAGACGGACTTCGCGAACATGGTCGAGGCGATGCAGATCACGCCCGGCCAGGGCGTCGACTTCGAGCGTCTCGGCGCGATCCTGCTCATCGTCCTCGGCCTCTACGTCGGTGCCGAGTTCCTCATGTGGCTCCAGGGCTACCTCATGAACGACATCATGGTGAAGGCGCTCTACACGCTCCGCAAGCGCGTCGAGGAGAAGATCCACCGGCTGCCGCTCAGCTACTTCGATCGCGTGCAGCGCGGCGAACTGCTCAGTCGCGTGACGAACGACATCGACAACATCAACCAGGCGCTGCAGCAATCGCTCTCGAGTGCCGTCACGAGCCTGCTCACGGTCATCGGCGTGCTCGTCATGATGTTCTCGATCTCGTGGCAGCTCGCGCTCGTCGCGCTCGTCTCGCTCCCGCTCATGGGTGTCATCTTCGGGGTCATCGGGCCTCGTTCGCAGCGCAGCTTCGCGAATCAGTGGAAGCAGACGGGCAAGCTCAACGCCCGCGTCGAGGAGTCGTTCTCCGGCCACGCGCTCGTTCGCGTGTTCGGCAAGGAGCAGGAGTCGCGCGAGAAGTTCGGCGAGGAGAACGAGGAGCTGTACCGGGCGAGCTTCAAGGCCCAGTTCCTGTCGGGCATCATGATGCCCGCGATGATGTTCATCGGGAACATCCAGTACGTCGGTGTCGCGGTCGTCGGTGGCCTCATGGTCGCGAGCGGCAATCTGCGACTCGGTGACGTGCAGGCGTTCATCCAGTACACGCAGCAGTTCACCCAGCCGCTCGCGCAGCTCGGTGGCATGGCGACGGTCGTGCAGTCCGCGACCGCGTCGGCGGAGCGCGTGTTCGAGTTGCTCGAGGCCGACGAGGAGGAGCCCGACTCGCCGGACGCTCCCGCACCGGTCGACGGTGACGGCACGATCGCGTTCCGAGACGTCACGTTCTCGTACGATCCGGAGACGCCGCTCATCTCGGGCCTGAACTTCGAGGTCGCGCCGGGGCAGACCGTCGCGATCGTCGGACCGACGGGCGCGGGGAAGACGACGCTCGTCAATCTCATCATGCGGTTCTACGAGCTGGACGGCGGTGCCATCCTGCTCGACGGGCAGCGCATCGCCGACCTGCGTCGGCGGGACGTGCGCGCTCGCACGGGCATGGTCCTGCAGGACCCGTGGCTGTTCCAGGGCACGATCCGCGACAACATCCGCTACGGGCGGGACGACGCGACGGAGGAGGAGATCCTCGAGGCGGCGCGCGCCACGTATGTGGATCGCTTCGTGCACTCGCTGCCCGACGGGTACGACACCGTGCTCGACGAGGACGCCTCGAACGTGTCGGCCGGCGAGAAGCAGCTCATCACGATCGCTCGCGCGTTCGTGTCCGACCCCGCCGTCCTCATCCTCGACGAGGCGACGAGCTCGGTGGACACGCGGACCGAGCTGCTCCTGCAGCAGGCGATGAACGCGCTGCGCGAGGGGCGGACGAGTTTCGTCATCGCGCACCGTCTGTCGACCATCCGGGATGCCGACCTGATCCTCGTGATGGAGGCCGGGTCGATCGTGGAGCAGGGGACGCACGACGAGCTGCTCGCTCGTGGCGGCGCGTACGCGCGCCTGTACAACTCGCAGTTCGAGGACGCGGCCGTCGAGATCTCGGACGAGCAGCCGCACGCGGCCGACACCGCCGCGGGCCAGGGGGCGCCTGCGGGCGGTATGGGAATGTGA
- a CDS encoding CAP domain-containing protein has translation MPAKIVWGALVALVLGVVAVVLAPATIAHAAPTDEAREIIELTNTERAGAGAGPVQHSDALQAVAQDWAEHLAAEGGGISHNPSYAEQVPAGWSGVAENVASGGTSPQVFHDMWVRSEGHYRNLMNPDFNVMGVGWATSAAGTVYAVEVFAKYDEITDALGATPVDATPTEDTASTSAESTPAETEATTPDTATTDAETAETTATPSAETPTATSEAVAEAVTPTATTTEAATPPGSSGGLADTGTSNFTLLAVGASLALLLGAGALFVVQRRRRSA, from the coding sequence ATGCCGGCCAAGATCGTCTGGGGAGCGCTCGTCGCCCTCGTGCTGGGTGTGGTGGCCGTCGTGCTCGCGCCCGCCACGATCGCACACGCGGCGCCGACGGACGAGGCCCGCGAGATCATCGAACTCACGAACACCGAGCGTGCCGGTGCGGGAGCGGGCCCCGTGCAGCACAGCGACGCGTTGCAGGCCGTCGCGCAGGACTGGGCGGAGCACCTCGCCGCCGAGGGCGGCGGCATCTCCCACAACCCGAGCTACGCCGAGCAGGTTCCGGCGGGCTGGTCCGGCGTCGCCGAGAACGTCGCGTCCGGCGGTACTTCGCCGCAGGTCTTCCACGACATGTGGGTGCGGTCCGAGGGGCACTACCGGAACCTCATGAACCCGGACTTCAACGTCATGGGCGTGGGCTGGGCCACGTCGGCCGCCGGGACCGTCTACGCCGTCGAGGTCTTCGCGAAGTACGACGAGATCACCGATGCCCTCGGCGCGACACCGGTCGACGCCACGCCGACCGAGGACACGGCGTCCACGTCGGCCGAGTCGACGCCCGCCGAGACCGAGGCCACGACGCCGGACACCGCGACCACCGACGCGGAGACCGCCGAGACGACGGCCACGCCGAGCGCCGAGACGCCGACCGCCACGTCCGAGGCCGTCGCGGAGGCGGTCACGCCCACCGCGACGACGACCGAGGCCGCGACGCCCCCCGGTAGCTCGGGCGGGCTCGCCGACACGGGCACGAGCAACTTCACCCTCCTGGCCGTGGGCGCGTCGCTCGCGCTGCTCCTCGGAGCCGGTGCGCTGTTCGTCGTGCAACGCCGCCGCCGGAGCGCCTGA
- a CDS encoding biotin--[acetyl-CoA-carboxylase] ligase has protein sequence MLIRLDSSPSTLDAARERWRADVTGRVLPHLSSVVTSDQTGGRGRLGRVWSSPPDTGLAIATVLRFRDAPTVRESLGLLPLLAALALREAAVAELDDDAARVLVKWPNDVLVDGRKVAGILGEVLGARDGELACAIGTGVNVSLTEAELPVPTATSLGIAAGRPVDANRVLDRYLAELTRRVDGLVAANWNAVDAGVVSELQRTSATLGTRVRVTLPDHGALVGDAVEITPAGHLVVRTDDGARRTVVAGDVQRVRPDGQA, from the coding sequence GTGCTGATCCGACTCGACTCGTCACCGTCCACGCTCGACGCGGCCCGGGAACGCTGGCGGGCCGACGTCACGGGCCGGGTGCTGCCGCACCTGTCAAGCGTCGTCACGAGCGATCAGACGGGCGGCCGGGGCCGGCTCGGGCGGGTGTGGTCGAGCCCGCCGGACACGGGGCTCGCGATCGCCACCGTGCTGCGGTTCCGCGACGCGCCGACCGTGCGTGAATCCCTCGGACTCCTCCCGCTCCTCGCCGCGCTCGCGCTGCGCGAGGCGGCGGTCGCGGAGCTCGACGACGACGCGGCGCGCGTGCTCGTCAAGTGGCCGAACGACGTGCTCGTCGACGGACGCAAGGTCGCGGGCATCCTGGGTGAGGTGCTCGGCGCGCGTGACGGCGAACTTGCGTGCGCGATCGGGACCGGCGTGAACGTGTCGCTCACCGAGGCGGAGCTGCCCGTCCCCACCGCGACGTCGCTCGGGATCGCCGCCGGGCGGCCCGTCGATGCGAACCGCGTGCTCGATCGCTACCTCGCCGAACTCACCCGCCGGGTCGACGGGCTCGTCGCCGCGAACTGGAACGCCGTCGACGCGGGCGTCGTGAGCGAGCTCCAGCGCACGAGCGCGACGCTCGGCACGCGCGTGCGCGTGACGCTGCCCGACCACGGCGCCCTCGTCGGCGACGCCGTCGAGATCACGCCCGCCGGCCACCTCGTCGTGCGCACCGACGACGGCGCGCGCCGGACGGTCGTCGCGGGCGACGTCCAGCGCGTCCGTCCCGACGGGCAGGCGTGA
- a CDS encoding GtrA family protein, translating into MTEDPEPRRPVPADLVEFVAAERASDPVTTDTPLPERLGLFLRLRQLATQLLRFGLVGGVGFFIDIGVFNLLSITFFTDDRFVGATLVAKTLSTLVAIAWNWVGNRYWTFRRHRRENSTREAVEFFAVSLAGLVVGLLPLWIIHYGFGFDSLAADNVSNLIGLAIGSVFRFVLYRWWVFSPARATRDARSGPLPAR; encoded by the coding sequence GTGACCGAAGACCCCGAGCCGCGGCGGCCCGTTCCCGCGGACCTCGTCGAGTTCGTCGCCGCCGAGCGCGCGAGCGACCCCGTCACGACGGACACGCCCCTCCCCGAGCGCCTCGGCCTGTTCCTGCGGCTGCGTCAGCTCGCGACGCAATTGCTCCGCTTCGGGCTCGTGGGCGGCGTCGGGTTCTTCATCGACATCGGCGTGTTCAATCTGCTCAGCATCACGTTCTTCACCGACGATCGCTTCGTCGGCGCCACGCTCGTCGCGAAGACCCTGTCGACGCTCGTCGCGATCGCGTGGAACTGGGTCGGCAACCGCTACTGGACGTTCCGTCGGCACCGCCGCGAGAACTCGACGCGCGAGGCCGTGGAGTTCTTCGCCGTGAGTCTCGCGGGCCTCGTCGTCGGACTCCTGCCGCTCTGGATCATCCACTACGGCTTCGGGTTCGACTCGCTCGCCGCCGACAACGTGTCGAACCTCATCGGACTCGCGATCGGCTCGGTGTTCCGCTTCGTGCTCTACCGCTGGTGGGTCTTCTCGCCCGCCCGCGCGACGCGCGACGCGCGCAGCGGGCCGCTCCCCGCGCGCTGA